A single region of the Gasterosteus aculeatus chromosome 1, fGasAcu3.hap1.1, whole genome shotgun sequence genome encodes:
- the unc80 gene encoding protein unc-80 homolog isoform X17, whose product MVKRKSLDDNEPECGKGIPFPIQTFLWRQTSAFLRPKLGKQYEASCVSFERVLVENKLHGLSPALSEAIQSISRWELVQAALPHVLHCTSILLSNRNRLGHQDKLGVAETKLLHTLHWMLLDAAQECNHEPSLSHGWSGGSSSSAFLQPVGNQGSSPGAPGSGSGSALGGSGPQHGGSLPEEDEHARTKLFHKSMATVELFVFLFAPLIHRIKESDLTFRLASGLVIWQPMWEHRQPDIPAFTALIKPVRNIVTAKRNSPVNNQCSPCGSGNPGPMGFQVVCEAAQSDSSSPAAGERSCRRGNSVEKGGPSQQPPAVKGPSKKKTSAPAGLLTSMAQRARYATYFDVAVLRCLLQPHWTEEGVHWALMFYLQRLRQILEERPERTSEPSVTPLPRPRSSSMVAATPSLVNTHKTQDMTLKCNEEGKSLSTETFTKVSLTSLRRQAVPDLSSDLGMSIFKKFKNRRDDRERKGSIPYHHAGKKRQRRMGVPFLLHEDHLDVSPTRSTFSFGSFSGLGDDRRALDRGGWQATIMGRRGAADNQNISHATSSQSCFLSPKLPAGKFTRRGSTDTAADADSLSAKHSHSHHSLLRDMPDHSNSHSDNTVREVRSQISTITMAAFNTTVASFNVGYADFFTEHMKKLCNPVTVPEMPVEPLACANLPRSFTDSCINYSCLEEGENIEGTNNFVQKNGMLDLTAVLRALYAVLSHDISSRICDVALNIIDCLLQLSVVPDMGKKLCKPDNKENQEARAKDTAGQGLGAGAQGGGSLPGAGGGGDGGGGGGGGGGGGGGGGSGGGSGQGSKDDVKNNKDYDKKVCSSCILSEVGPIGHTLEYLNISTQRSYALTFVFFTPSTRKQEEGSGFSTHRLALTMLIKIVKSLGCAYGCGEGHRGLSGDRLRMQAQNCLTSLYKLDKVQFRQTMREYVNKDSLNNIVDFLHALLGFCMEPITDKYGSAGERSRRAKKRNIDKAGFGNNFTTGDNKSVAQNMEAVVVGCMFKSLITRCASTTHELHSPENLGLYCDIRQLVQFIKEAHGNVFRRVALSALLDSAEKVTTTKKPEEKEEAKQPGPRSDEQIPGALLGRKDFWRKMFKSQSAASDTSSQSEQDTSECTTAHSGTTTDRRSRSRSRRISLRKKLKLPIGNWLKRSSLSGLTDGVEDLLDISSVDRLSFIRQSSKVKFTSAVKLLEGGAVGPEFARDEEENFFKRLGKWRSGRRNPSKLHHTEEKDGPHGFQERLAASQEAMKNKNVVNLGAIRQGMKRFQFLLNCCEPGTIPDASILAAALDLEAPVVARASLFLECARFVHRCNRGNWPEWMKGHHVNITKRGLSRGRSPVVGNKRNQKLQWNAAKHFCQWGDAIGTRLSELCHSDSESPANILGYIFDEETKRRMRKEDEEEDYLDDNTVNPTKCGCPFALKMAACQLLLEITTFLRETFPCLPRPRTEPLVDLESCRLRLDPDLGRQRYERKISFAGILDDEDGHDSLNSSSHTLKSDTVCDEKKQSEVQDNLAPLPSPPAPSRKIRIGGSRLLQIKGARSFRIKKGGSLSSIRRAGSLKSTKIPRQDSGSENDEGLLSQTHSRDTVTDIGSPFSTSEPSIEPEGQGSGGAEDNYHRNMSWLHIMILLCNQQSFICTHVDFCHPRCYQHHSRSCARLVRAIKLVYGETVDSLREESASSGFIGARAKKSKECSDKSCLRTPSMKRRPTDSNTEGKKDTGMLKYIRNQVMSLSPAPLSLLIKAAPILTDDMYGDIQPAAWELLLSVDEHMAAAAAAMFLLCAVKVPDAVTEMMMAEFQHQEACQRINSVLKFYTLWRFRYQVWPRMEEGAQQIFKIPPPSINFTLPSPILGMPCVPIFDPPWVPQNTGSVRDPINEDQSFSTLIQSVHAIKSFSARAVSRSHQRAEHILKNLQQEEEKRRLGREASIITAIPVAQEACYEPTCSPPPEQEEEAEEVVNLASRRLSVSPSCASSNSHRNYSFRRGSVWSVRSLASAEDEENTTEHTPTHHMLQPPQAVFPACICAAVLPIVHLMEDGEVREDGVAVSAVAQQILWNCLIEDPALVLRHFLEKLTVSNRQDELMFMLRKLLLNIGDLPAQTSHILFNYLVGLIMYFVRTPCEWGMDAISATLTFLWEVVGYVEGLFFKDLKQTMKKEQCEVKLLVTASMPGTKTLVVHGQNECDIPTQLPVHEDTQFEALLKECLEFFNIPEARSAHYFLMDKRWNLIHYSKTYVRDIYPFRRSVSPQLNLVHMLPEKGQELIQKQVFSRKLEEVGRVLFLISLTQNMPAVHKQSHVSLLQEDLLRLPSFPRTAIDAEFSLATEPQGKELFGLDTLHKVLWIKLLEEMFLGMPSEYPWGDEMMLFLNVFNGALLLHPEDSALLRQYTATAINTAVHFNHLFSLSGYQWILPTMLQVYADYESNPLLRRGIEFCCRQFYILHRKPFVLQLFASVAPLLEFTTSTSTGLSKGVSAQCLFDLLISLEGETKDALDALELVKAEKPLRSLDFCYGNEDLAFSVSDSIKLCVTVAAYAPESFRSLQMLMVLEALVPCHLQKLKINTVTMESASAARDEIAAIAALATSLQALLYSSESLTRPMTAPQMSRSDQGHKGGTAANHAMSGGVNTRDNLHLLEEGQGMPREELDERIAREEFRRPRESLLNICTEFYKHCGPRLKILQNVAGEPRVTALELLDIKSHMRLAEIAHALLKLAPYDTLTMESRGLRRYIMEMLPITDWSSEAVRPALILILKRLDRMFNKIHKMPTLRRQVEWEAASSLIEGICLTLQRQPIISFLPHLRSLINVCVNLVMGVVGPSSVADGLPLLHLSPYLSPPLPFSTAVVRLVALQIQALKEDFPLSHVISPFTNQERREGMLLNLLIPFVLTVGSGSKDSPHLEQPEIFLLLQTVINILLPPRIISTSRTKNFMLDASPAHCSTPGDTGKDLRREGLAESTSQAAYLALKVVLVCFERSLGNQWYRLSLQVKEMALRKVGGLAFWDFIDFIVRTRIPIFVLLRPFIQCKLLTQPADSQEEITARHHIADQLERRFIPRPLCKSSLFAEFNNELKILKEAVHSGSAYQGKTSISTVGTSTSAYRLSLATMSRSNTGTGTVWEQESQPSRQPSQDTLSRTDEDDEENDSMSIPSVVSEHEAFLPRMMAQRRFSSHATGSVASQPEVPRATMLPSHRVASVQSEPGPQNLLLQPPLGRKRGLRQLRRPLLSIPKNEPRGRSGARISTTRRGIQPKNKPLAHADQKRSVTFTENQGQGTGGTTEPAAEARKASPALSKSPTLEAASVSSATVTADLHGPAETQVAPAVSSKERREQWGLRSSLSPPHSISRPSTPTHPSRTCSPLPLSRTCSPLALSRTSSPLPPPLPVLGTAPAPGPPPPPPLPPAPLLPPPPPGAPRIRESPGDEDTAALLPRGDTLLQLSEDGGTENPLLRPLLSHPSPRRRPLPFSPVDLDLDESHV is encoded by the exons GACCTGACCTTTCGATTGGCCAGCGGCCTGGTGATATGGCAGCCGATGTGGGAGCACCGGCAGCCCGACATCCCCGCCTTCACCGCGCTCATCAAACCAGTCAGAAACATTGTAACAG CAAAGAGGAACTCCCCCGTCAACAACCAGTGCAGCCCCTGTGGATCCGGCAACCCGGGTCCCATG GGATTCCAGGTGGTTTGCGAAGCCGCCCAATCGGATTCCTCCTCCCCCGCAGCTGGAGAGAGGAGCTGTCGTCGTGGTAACTCGGTCGAGAAAGGTGGCCCTTCCCAACAACCCCCAGCAGTGAAAGGTCCTTCCAAGAAAAA GACATCAGCGCCCGCCGGCCTGCTGACCTCCATGGCCCAACGAGCACGCTACGCAACGTACTTCGATGTGGCGGTGCTGCGCTGCCTGCTGCAGCCGCACTGGACAGAGGAGGGCGTGCACTGGGCCCTGATGTTCTACCTGCAGCGCCTGAGGCAGATCCTGGAGGAGAGACCCGAGCGCACCTCCGAACCCTCGGTGACGCCTCTGCCGCGTCCCCGCAGCAGCTCCATGGTGGCGGCTACGCCGTCACTGGTCAACACCCACAAGACTCAG GACATGACTCTGAAATGCAACGAAGAGGGGAAGTCTCTGAGCACAGAGACGTTTACGAAGGTCTCTCTGACCAGCCTCCGTCGTCAGGCCGTCCCTGACCTCTCCTCCGACCTGGGCATGAGCATTTTCAAGAAG TTTAAGAACCGGCGTGACGACCGCGAGCGAAAGGGCTCCATCCCGTACCATCACGCGGGGAAGAAGCGCCAGCGGCGTATGGGCGTTCCCTTCCTGCTCCACGAGGACCACCTGGACGTCTCGCCCACCCGCAGCACCTTCTCCTTCGGTAGCTTCTCGGGCCTCGGGGATGACCGACGGGCTCTGGACCGCGGGGGCTGGCAGGCCACCATCATGGGTAGGCGGGGCGCCGCTGACAATCAGAATATATCGCATGCCACCAGCTCGCAGTCGTGCTTCCTCTCTCCTAAGCTCCCAGCTG GCAAGTTCACACGGAGGGGCAGCACGGACACTGCTGCAGACGCCGATAGTCTGAGTGCCAAGCACTCTCATTCCCACCACTCTTTGCTCAGAGACATGCCCGACCACTCCAACAGCCACAGCGATAACACCGTCAGAGAGG TGCGATCTCAGATCTCCACCATCACCATGGCTGCATTCAACACCACGGTGGCGTCATTCAACGTCGGCTACGCCGACTTCTTCACGGAGCACATGAAGAAGCTGTGCAACCCCGTCACTGTCCCCGAGATGCCTGTGGAGCCGCTGGCCTGCGCCAACCTGCCACGCAGCTTCACCGACTCCTGCATCAACTACTCCTGtctggaggaaggggagaaCATTGAGGGCACCAACAACTTTGTGCAGAAGAACGGCATGCTGGACCTCACT GCTGTGCTGCGGGCTCTCTACGCCGTCCTCAGCCACGACATCAGCTCCAGGATCTGCGACGTGGCTCTCAATATCATCGACTGCCTGCTGCAGCTGAGCGTGGTGCCCGACATGGGCAAGAAGCTGTGCAAGCCCGACAACAAGGAGAACCAGGAGGCCCGAGCCAAAGACACGGCCGGTCAGGGCCTCGGAGCGGGCGCCCAGGGAGGCGGGTCCCTCCcgggggcgggtggagggggcgatggtggtggtggtggtggaggaggaggaggaggaggaggaggggggggaagtggtGGAGGGAGTGGGCAAGGGAGCAAAGATGATGTGAAAAATAACAAGGATTACGATAAAAAGGTGTGTTCTTCCTGTATTCTCTCTGAAGTGGGTCCTATTGGTCACACACTTGAATATCTAAATATATCTACACAAAGGTCCTACGCGTTGACGTTTGTGTTCTTCACTCCTTCGACACGGAAACAGGAAGAAGGCTCTGGCTTCAGCACCCACCGCCTGGCTCTCACCATGCTGATAAAAATAGTGAAGTCGCTGGGCTGTGCCTATGGCTGTGGCGAGGGACACCGCGGCTTGTCAGGGGATCGCCTCCGGATGCAG GCCCAGAACTGCCTGACCAGCCTTTATAAGCTGGACAAGGTGCAGTTTCGACAGACAATGCGCGAGTACGTCAACAAAGATTCTCTCAATAACATAGTGGACTTCCTGCATGCACTGCTGGGCTTCTGCATGGAGCCCATCACTGACA AGTACGGCAGTGCAGGGGAGAGGTCCAGGAGggcgaaaaaaagaaacatcg ACAAGGCAGGCTTCGGTAACAACTTCACCACGGGGGACAACAAGTCCGTGGCCCAGAACATGGAGGCGGTTGTGGTGGGCTGCATGTTCAAGTCTCTCATAACCCGCTGCGCGTCGACCACACACGAGCTGCACAGCCCCGAGAACCTG GGCCTGTACTGTGACATCCGCCAGCTGGTGCAGTTCATTAAGGAGGCCCATGGAAATGTGTTCCGCCGGGTGGCGCTGAGCGCCCTCCTGGACAGCGCCGAGAAGGTCACCACCACCAAGAAAcccgaggagaaggaagaggccAAGCAGCCGGGACCCAGGAG TGACGAGCAGATCCCCGGCGCTCTGCTGGGCAGGAAGGACTTCTGGAGGAAGATGTTCAAGTCGCAGAGCGCCGCCAGCGACACCAGCAGCCAATCCGAGCAGGACACCTCCGAGTGCACCACCGCACACTCCGGCACCACCACGGACCGGCGCTCGCGTTCCAGATCCCGCCGCATCTCGCTTCGCAAGAAACTGAAGCTGCCGATAG GCAACTGGTTGAAGCGTTCTTCCCTTTCTGGACTGACCGACGGTGTTGAGGACCTGCTGGACATCAGCTCGGTGGATCGTCTCTCCTTCATACGTCAgagttcaaag GTGAAGTTCACCAGCGCGGTGAAGCTGCTGGAGGGCGGCGCGGTGGGGCCGGAGTTCGccagggacgaggaggagaattTCTTCAAGCGGCTCGGTAAATGGAGGTCTGGCAGGCGGAATCCATCCAAGCTTCACCACACAGAAGAGAAAGATG GACCTCACGGCTTTCAAGAGCGTCTGGCGGCCAGCCAGGAGGCCATGAAGAACAAGAACGTAGTGAATCTGGGCGCCATTCGACAGGGCATGAAGCGCTTCCAGTTCCTGCTGAACTGCTGCGAGCCGGGGACCATACCGGACGCCTCCATCCTCGCCGCTGCTCTGGACCTG GAAGCTCCTGTCGTGGCCCGGGCCTCCCTCTTCCTCGAATGCGCCCGGTTTGTGCACCGCTGTAACCGTGGCAACTGGCCGGAGTGGATGAAGGGCCACCACGTAAACATTACCAAGAGAGGCCTCTCGCGGGGTCGATCACCTGTTGTGGGCAACAAAAGAAACCAGAAGCTCCAGTGGAACGCCGCCAAACATTTCTGCCAGTGGGGAGAT GCCATCGGCACGAGGCTCAGTGAACTGTGTCACTCTGACAGCGAGAGCCCTGCAAACATCCTGGGTTACATCTTTGATGAGGAGACCAAACGGAGGATGAGAAaagaagacgaggaagaggactATCTGGATGACA ACACAGTCAATCCTACAAAATGTGGCTGCCCCTTCGCTCTGAAGATGGCTGCCTGCCAGCTGTTGTTGGAAATCACCACTTTCCTGCGGGAGACCTTTCCCTGCCTACCACGCCCACGCACCGAACCACTGGTG GATCTTGAAAGCTGCCGCCTGCGGCTGGACCCGGATCTCGGCCGCCAGCGCTACGAGAGGAAGATCAGCTTTGCGGGAATCCTCGACGACGAGGACGGCCACGACTcgctcaacagcagcagccacacgCTGAAGTCCGACACCGTCTGCGACGAGAAGAAGCAGTCTGAAGTCCAAG ACAATCTCGCCCCGCTGCCCTCCCCTCCAGCGCCGAGCCGGAAGATTCGCATCGGGGGCTCCCGGCTGCTCCAGATCAAAGGCGCTCGCAGCTTCCGCATAAAGAAAGGCGGCTCCCTGTCCTCCATACGCCGGGCCGGGAGCCTCAAGAGCACCAAGATACCGCGGCAGGACTCCGGGTCGGAGAACGACGAGGGGCTGCTGTCGCAAACGCACAGCAGGGATACCGTCACCGACATCG GCAGTCCCTTCAGCACCAGTGAACCCAGCATAGAGCCGGAGGGTCAGGGCTCTGGGGGAGCAGAGGACAACTACCACCGCAACATGTCCTGGCTCCAC ATTATGATCCTGCTGTGCAACCAGCAGAGCTTCATCTGCACCCACGTGGACTTCTGCCACCCTCGCTGTTACCAGCACCACAGCCGCTCCTGCGCCCGTCTGGTGCGCGCCATCAAGCTCGTGTACGGGGAGACAGTGGACAGCCTGAGAGAGGAGAGCGCCTCCTCCGGTTTTATTGGGGCGCGTGCCAAGAAGAGCAAAGAG TGTTCAGACAAGTCTTGCCTGAGGACCCCGTCTATGAAGAGGAGACCCACGGACTCCAACACGGAGGGGAAGAAGGACACCGGCATGCTCAAGTACATCCGCAACCAG GTGATGAGCCTGTCGCCGGCGCCGCTTTCGCTGCTGATCAAGGCGGCTCCCATCTTGACCGACGACATGTACGGAGACATCCAGCCAGCGGCCTGGGAGCTCCTGCTCAGTGTGGATGAACACATGGCGGCCGCGGCAG CTGCCATGTTCCTCCTGTGTGCTGTCAAGGTCCCCGACGCGGTGACCGAAATGATGATGGCAGAGTTCCAGCACCAGGAGGCCTGCCAGCGCATCAACTCCGTCCTGAAGTTTTACACACTGTGGCGTTTTCGCTACCAGGTGTGGCCTCGCATGGAAGAAGGAGCCCAGCAGATCTTTAAG aTCCCTCCCCCCAGCATCAACTTCACTCTGCCATCTCCTATACTCGGCATGCCTTGTGTTCCCATATTTGACCCTCCTTGGGTGCCCCAGAATACAGGCAGCGTCCGGGACCCGATCAATGAAGACCAGTCC ttctcCACATTAATTCAGTCAGTCCATGCCATA AAATCCTTCTCGGCGCGGGCGGTGTCGCGCTCCCACCAGCGGGCCGAGCACATCCTGAAGAacctgcagcaggaggaggagaagcgccGCCTGGGGCGCGAGGCCAGCATCATCACGGCCATCCCCGTGGCCCAGGAGGCCTGCTACGAGCCCACGTGCAGCCCCCCGcccgagcaggaggaggaag CAGAAGAAGTGGTGAACCTGGCTTCGCGCCGTCTGTCCGTCAGCCCCTCCTGCGCCTCTAGCAACTCCCACAGGAACTATTCTTTCCGTCGGGGTTCCGTGTGGTCGGTCCGCTCGCTGGCCAGCGCCGAAG atGAAGAGAACACAACGGAACACACTCCTACACACCACATGTTACAGCCTCCCCAAGCcgttttcccagcatgcatctgtgCCGCAGTCCTACCAATCGTGCACCTGATGGAGGACGGGGAGGTCCGAGAGGATGGTGTGGCCG TGAGTGCTGTTGCCCAACAAATCCTGTGGAACTGCCTAATTGAAGATCCGGCCCTGGTTCTCCGCCACTTCCTGGAAAAGCTAACAGTGAGCAATCGACAG gATGAGCTGATGTTCATGTTAAGGAAGCTGCTGCTCAACATCGGAGATCTGCCGGCTCAGACCTCTCATATCCTCTTCAACTATCTG GTGGGACTGATCATGTATTTTGTGCGGACCCCGTGTGAGTGGGGAATGGACGCCATCTCTGCCACGTTGACCTTCCTGTGGGAGGTGGTCGGCTATGTGGAGGGGCTCTTCTTCAAAGACCTCAAGCAGACCATGAAGAAGGAGCAGTGTGAAGTCAAGCTGCTGGTCACTGCATCCATGCCAG GAACCAAGACGCTGGTGGTGCATGGGCAGAACGAATGTGATATCCCAACACAGCTTCCAGTCCATGAAGACACTCAGTTTGAAGCCCTACTCAAG GAGTGCCTGGAATTTTTCAACATTCCTGAGGCCAGATCGGCACACTACTTCCTCATGGACAAACGATGGAACCTCATCCATTATAGCAAG ACATACGTGAGAGACATCTACCCCTTCCGGAGATCAGTCTCTCCGCAGCTTAACCTGGTCCACATGCTGCCTGAGAAAGGACAGGAGCTGATCCAGAAACAG GTGTTTTCCCGTAAACTAGAGGAAGTTGGACgtgtcctcttcctcatctcccTCACTCAAAACATGCCGGCCGTGCACAAGCAGTCCCACGTCTCCCTGCTGCAGGAAGACCTCCTCCGCCTGCCGTCCTTCCCGCGGACCGCCATCGACGCTGAGTTCTCGCTGGCCACCGAGCCTCAAG GCAAGGAGCTGTTTGGGCTGGACACCCTCCACAAGGTGCTGTGGAtcaagctgctggaggagatgtTCCTGGGCATGCCCAGCGAGTACCCGTGGGGCGACGAGATGATGCTGTTCCTCAACGTCTTCAACggggcgctgctgctgcaccctGAGGACAGCGCCCTCCTCAGGCAGTACACCGCCACCGCCATCAACACCGCTGTGCACTTCAACCACCTCTTCTCCTTGAGCGGCTACCAGTGGATCCTGCCGACCATGCTGCAG GTCTACGCCGACTACGAGAGCAACCCTTTACTGAGGCGCGGCATCGAGTTCTGCTGCCGGCAGTTCTACATCCTCCACCGCAAACCCTTTGTCCTGCAGCTGTTTGCCAGCGTGGCTCCACTGCTGGAATTCACA ACCAGCACCAGTACCGGTCTTTCTAAAGGAGTGTCCGCTCAGTGTCTGTTTGACCTGCTGATCTCTCTGGAGGGGGAGACCAAGGACGCTCTGGACGCTCTGGAGCTTGTTAAGGCTGAGAAGCCTCTACGCTCTTTAG ATTTTTGCTATGGGAATGAGGACCTGGCCTTCTCTGTCAGTGACTCCATCAAGCTGTGTGTCACCGTGGCTGCCTACGCCCCAGAATCCTTTAGGAG TCTGCAGATGCTGATGGTGCTGGAGGCCTTGGTCCCGTGCCACCTCCAGAAGCTGAAGATCAACACGGTTACGATGGAGTCGGCCTCAGCTGCCAGGGATGAGATTGCAGCCATCGCTGCCTTGGCCACATCCCTGCAGGCCCTCCTCTACAGCTCGGAGTCCCTCACAAg GCCCATGACAGCCCCCCAGATGTCCCGCTCTGACCAGGGCCATAAAGGAGGCACTGCAGCTAACCACGCCATGTCGGGAGGGGTCAACACCCG GGACAACCTGCACCTGCTGGAGGAAGGCCAGGGGATGCCgagggaggagctggatgagCGCATCGCCAGGGAAGAGTTCCGGCGGCCCAGGGAATCGCTGTTGAACATTTGCACCGAGTTTTACAAACATTGCGGCCCGCGACTCAAAATCCTGCAGAACGTGGCCGGGGAGCCGCGGGTCACGGCACTGGAGCTGCTGGACATCAAGTCCCACATGAG GCTGGCGGAGATCGCCCACGCCCTGCTGAAATTGGCCCCCTACGACACCCTGACCATGGAGAGCCGCGGGCTGCGGCGCTACATCATGGAGATGCTGCCCATCACCGACTGGTCGTCCGAGGCCGTCCGACCcgccctcatcctcatcctcaagAGGCTGGACCGCATGTTCAACAAGATCCACAAGATGCCTACGCTCAG GAGACAGGTGGAGTGGGAGGCGGCCAGCAGCCTGATCGAGGGGATCTGCCTGACCCTGCAGCGACAGCCAATCATCTCCTTCCTCCCACACCTTCGCTCGCTGATCAACGTCTGCGTCAACCTG GTGATGGGTGTGGTCGGTCCCTCCAGCGTGGCCGACgggctccctctcctccacctgagcCCCTACCTCTCGCCCCCGCTGCCCTTCAGCACAGCAGTGGTGCGCCTGGTCGCCCTGCAGATCCAG GCATTGAAGGAGGACTTTCCTCTCAGCCATGTGATCTCGCCCTTCACCAATCAGGAGAGGCGGGAGGGGATGCTGCTCAACCTGCTCATTCCCTTTGTGCTCACTGTGGGCTCTGGAAGCAAAG ACAGCCCCCACCTGGAGCAGCCggagatcttcctgctcctgcaGACGGTCATCAACATCCTGCTGCCTCCCCGGATCatctccacctcccgcacaaagAACTTCATGCTGGACGCCTCCCCGGCTCACTGCTCCACCCCGGGCGACACGGGGAAGGATCTGCGCAGGGAGGGACTGGCGGAGTCCACCAGCCAGGCCGCGTATCTGG CTCTGAAGGTGGTGTTGGTCTGCTTCGAGCGCTCGCTGGGAAACCAGTGGTACCGGCTCAGCTTGCAGGTGAAAGAGATGGCGCTGAGGAAAGTGGGCGGCTTGGCCTTCTGGGACTTCATTGACTTCATCGTCCGAACCCGCATCCCTATCTTCGTGCTGCTGAGGCCCTTCATACAGTGCAAG CTGTTGACGCAGCCCGCCGACTCCCAGGAGGAGATCACGGCCCGTCATCACATCGCCGACCAGCTGGAGCGCCGATTCATCCCGCGGCCCCTCTGCAAGAGCTCCCTGTTTGCAGAGTTCAATAACGAGCTGAAGATACTCAAGGAGGCCGTGCACAGCGGCTCTG CTTACCAGGGAAAGACGTCCATCAGCACGGTGGGCACCTCCACGTCGGCGTATCGCCTCAGTTTGGCCACAATGTCGCGCTCCAACACCGGCACCGGCACCGTGTGGGAGCAGGAGAGCCAGCCATCGCGCCAACCCTCCCAAGACACACTCAGCCGCACGGACGAGGACGACGAAGAGA ATGACTCTATGAGCATCCCCAGCGTGGTGAGCGAGCACGAGGCCTTCCTGCCCCGGATGATGGCGCAGCGCCGGTTCTCCAGCCACGCCACCGGCTCCGTGGCCTCGCAGCCCGAGGTGCCGCGCGCCACCATGCTGCCCAGCCATAG GGTTGCCAGTGTGCAGAGTGAACCGGGCCCGCAGAACCTTCTGCTCCAGCCTCCTTTAGGAAGAAAGAGAGGCCTCAGACAG CTACGTCGCCCCCTGCTGTCCATTCCAAAGAATGAACCCCGCGGCCGATCCGGAgcgaggatctccaccacgcgCAGGGGCATCCAGCCCAAGAACAAACCACTGG CGCACGCCGACCAAAAGCGATCCGTCACCTTCACGGAGAACCAAGGCCAGGGAACCGGCGGCACGACGGAgccagcagctgaggccaggaAGGCCAGTCCGGCCCTCTCCAAGTCCCCGACCCTGGAAGCGGCCTCCGTCTCCTCGGCGACGGTGACGGCCGACCTGCACGGCCCCGCTGAGACGCAG GTTGCTCCCGCCGTAAGCAGCAAGGAGAGGCGAGAGCAGTGGGGCCTCCGCAGCAGCCTCTCCCCCCCGCACTCCATCTCCCGCCCCTCCACCCCGACACACCCGTCCCGGACCTGCTCCCCGCTGCCCCTCTCCCGGACCTGCTCCCCTCTCGCCTTGTCCcgcacctcctctcctctgcccccGCCGCTGCCGGTGCTGGGCACGGCGCCGGCGCCCggccccccgcctcctccgcctctgccGCCGGCACCTCTCctgcctccgccgccgccgggggCCCCCCGCATCCGAGAGAGCCCCGGCGACGAGGACACGGCGGCGCTGCTGCCGCGCGGCGACACCCTGCTGCAGCTGAGCGAGGACGGCGGCACGGAGAACCCCCTCCTCAGGCCGCTGCTGTCCCACCCCTcgccccgccgccgccccctgCCCTTCTCCCCGGTCgacctggacctggacgagTCGCACGTCTGA